One Mycolicibacterium crocinum DNA window includes the following coding sequences:
- a CDS encoding carbohydrate ABC transporter permease, whose protein sequence is MSWRLPFNPWHLVLIPLTFILLIPLLWMLITSLETEGEANRFPPVLFPASPQFSNYTEAWDAAPFGHFFINSAVVTLVVLASNLVVCSLGGYAFARVRFLGRGALFVTLMATLMVPFQVTMIPVFLIVKWFGDSVWEGLGIDHIGALMLPNLATAFGIFFLRQFFMTVPVELEEAARVDGTSRFGVLFKIILPLSLPALSTLAALTVLTSWNDFLWPLIVITSQDQMTIPLGLSYFQGAHHVKWPLLMAANVMSLLPMLLVFIGAQRYFVQSVASQGLKG, encoded by the coding sequence ATGAGCTGGCGGCTGCCGTTCAACCCCTGGCATCTGGTGCTGATTCCGTTGACGTTCATACTGCTGATACCGCTGCTGTGGATGTTGATCACCTCGCTGGAGACCGAAGGCGAAGCGAATCGCTTTCCGCCGGTGCTCTTTCCGGCCAGCCCGCAGTTCTCGAACTACACCGAAGCGTGGGACGCCGCACCGTTCGGACATTTTTTCATCAACAGTGCGGTGGTGACCCTCGTCGTACTGGCCAGCAATCTCGTGGTGTGCAGCCTGGGGGGTTACGCGTTCGCGCGGGTCCGATTCTTGGGCCGCGGCGCACTTTTCGTCACACTGATGGCGACGCTGATGGTGCCGTTCCAGGTCACGATGATCCCTGTCTTTCTGATCGTCAAATGGTTCGGCGATAGCGTGTGGGAGGGACTGGGCATCGATCACATCGGTGCGCTGATGCTCCCGAATCTGGCGACGGCGTTCGGGATCTTCTTCCTGCGCCAGTTCTTCATGACCGTCCCGGTGGAACTCGAGGAAGCCGCCCGGGTCGACGGCACGTCACGATTCGGCGTGCTGTTCAAGATCATTCTGCCGTTGTCGTTACCCGCGCTCTCGACGTTGGCAGCGCTGACCGTACTCACGTCGTGGAACGACTTCTTGTGGCCGCTCATCGTCATCACCTCGCAGGATCAGATGACGATTCCGCTGGGGCTCAGCTACTTTCAAGGGGCTCACCATGTCAAGTGGCCGCTACTGATGGCAGCCAACGTGATGAGCCTGCTTCCCATGCTGCTGGTGTTCATCGGGGCGCAGCGCTATTTCGTGCAATCGGTCGCGAGTCAGGGATTGAAGGGCTGA
- a CDS encoding carbohydrate ABC transporter permease: MPALLRRLSRTDTVSGWALVSPAAILIGIFGLLPVLMSLKLSFQKSDLLSAETPWVGFDNYKKLADDPVFLDAIKHTIIYTALFVPGTMLVGLFVATALNRSVRFISVYRTAAYVTMAVSTISQGIIFLWLTDRDYGLVNATLNAVGISSQPFLASPSQALYVIVAMTVWGWTGFSVIVYLAALQGVPAELHEAAAIDGASAFTRFRTITVPLLGPANLFLVVWLTINALQLFDEVYVTTRGGPLRATTVIVYYLWDRAFVQFDAGYAAAMAYALFVVILIVTAVQFRLARRHVHS, translated from the coding sequence ATGCCTGCACTGCTTCGGCGGCTCAGCCGCACAGACACCGTGTCGGGATGGGCGCTGGTCAGTCCGGCGGCCATCCTGATCGGAATCTTCGGGCTGCTGCCGGTGCTGATGTCGTTGAAGTTGTCGTTTCAGAAATCCGACCTGCTCAGCGCGGAGACGCCGTGGGTCGGGTTCGACAACTACAAGAAACTGGCCGATGACCCGGTCTTTCTGGACGCGATCAAGCACACCATCATCTACACGGCGTTGTTCGTACCCGGCACGATGCTCGTCGGACTTTTCGTCGCGACGGCGCTGAATCGATCGGTGCGGTTCATCTCGGTGTACCGAACCGCCGCGTACGTGACGATGGCGGTGTCGACGATCTCGCAGGGCATCATCTTCCTCTGGCTGACCGACCGCGACTACGGTCTGGTCAACGCCACCCTGAACGCGGTGGGCATCTCGTCGCAGCCTTTCCTGGCCTCGCCGTCCCAGGCGTTGTACGTCATCGTCGCCATGACGGTGTGGGGCTGGACCGGTTTCTCGGTGATCGTGTACTTGGCTGCGCTGCAAGGTGTTCCGGCCGAGCTGCACGAGGCCGCCGCGATCGACGGCGCGTCCGCCTTCACCCGGTTCCGCACCATCACGGTGCCGCTGCTCGGACCGGCGAACCTGTTCCTCGTCGTCTGGCTGACGATCAACGCACTGCAACTGTTCGACGAGGTGTATGTGACGACCCGCGGCGGGCCGCTGCGCGCGACCACGGTGATCGTCTACTACCTGTGGGACCGCGCCTTCGTTCAGTTCGACGCCGGTTACGCCGCCGCGATGGCTTATGCCTTGTTCGTCGTCATCCTGATCGTCACGGCCGTGCAGTTCCGGCTCGCCCGACGGCATGTGCACTCATGA